The following coding sequences are from one Zonotrichia albicollis isolate bZonAlb1 chromosome 13, bZonAlb1.hap1, whole genome shotgun sequence window:
- the HSDL1 gene encoding inactive hydroxysteroid dehydrogenase-like protein 1, which translates to MAAVDRFSLLYREISRSCSVYVEALAIVGAWYTVRKVVSLALDTYSALRLHVIPRLSGEVDLVKKYGKWAVVTGSTDGIGKAYAEELAKRGVNIILVSRSKEKLQAVSRSISETYKVETDFIVADFSKGRELYPTIEEALKDREIGILVNNVGILYDHPDYFTNLSEDLLWDLIHVNIASATMMTHIVLPGMVKKRKGAIVNLSSASCCQPTPMLTVYGASKSYLDYFSRALHYECASKGIFVQSLTPFIIATKMVSFSSIMSKRSIFFPTAEEYASHAVSTLGLSIRTTGYWKHAIQWTLGECLPEWMWAWFAVYLSRIVR; encoded by the exons ATGGCTGCAGTGGATCGATTCTCCCTCTTGTACCGAGAAATCAGTCGCTCCTGCAGTGTCTATGTAGAAGCCCTGGCTATTGTTGGAGCTTGGTACACAGTCAGAAAGGTTGTGTcgctggccttggacacttacAGTGCGCTCAGGCTGCACGTGATTCCAAGGCTGAGTGGGGAGGTTGATCTGGTCAAGAAGTACGGGAAGTGGGCGGTGGTCACGG GTAGCACAGATGGCATTGGGAAGGCTTATGCTGAAGAGCTGGCAAAGCGTGGTGTCAACATCATCTTAGTCAGCAGAAGCAAAGAGAAGCTGCAGGCTGTCTCCAGGAGCATATCTGAAACCTATAAAGTGGAAACAGATTTCATAGTAGCTGATTTCAGCAAGGGGCGTGAGCTTTACCCAACCATTGAGGAGGCTCTGAAAGACAgagaaattgggattttggtgaATAATGTGGGAATACTTTATGACCACCCAGACTATTTTACTAATCTGTCTGAGGATTTGCTATGGGACTTGATCCATGTAAATATTGCTTCTGCTACCATGATGACACATATTGTGCTGCCAGGCATGGTAAAGAAGAGGAAAGGGGCAATTGTGAACCTTTCTTCAGCATCCTGTTGTCAGCCAACACCGATGCTCACAGTCTATGGAGCCTCTAAA AGCTACTTGGACTATTTCAGTAGAGCACTACATTATGAGTGTGCCTCTAAAGGAATTTTTGTTCAGAGTCTAACACCATTCATTATTGCTACCAAAATGGTATCATTCAGCAGCATTATGTCAAAGagatctattttttttcctactgctgAAGAATATGCAAGTCATGCTGTTTCTACTCTTGGGTTATCCATAAGGACTACTGGTTACTGGAAGCATGCAATACAG TGGACGCTGGGCGAGTGCCTGCCGGAGTGGATGTGGGCATGGTTTGCTGTGTACTTGAGCAGAATTGTACGCTAG